TCTCAATGCCGATCGCGACAGACTCGCGGCGCTCGAGGCCGAGATTGATGAGAAACGTGAGATTCGGGATCAGATGCGAGAGGCCATGAGCGAGCTCCGGGTCCAGCAGGCTGCCGTTGGGCAGGACCGCGAGCACCTCGCGAGCCAATACCGGGAGGCTTTCTCGGAGTCCCTGCCGGACCGCCCTGAAGCACCACCCAAGAACCTCGAGGAGCTCGAGGTCGATCTCGCTCAACTCAAGGATCGGCTGGACAGAACCGGCCCGGTCAACCTGCTCGCGGCAGAAGAGTTCGACGAGCACCACGAGCGCCATGGCTTCCTCACCGCGCAGCGAGCCGATGTGGCGAGCTCGATACAGAGCCTGAAGGAAACGATCCGTGACCTCGACCAGACCTCGAGTGAACGGTTCATGGAGACCTTTCTTCAAGTCAACGAGTTCTTTGGGCAAGCCTTTCAGGATCTGTTCCGCGGCGGACAGGCGGAAATGCGGCTCCTCGATGAGGAGGACCCGCTCGAATGCGGCTTGGAGATCGTCGCGCGGCCTCCCGGCAAAAGGCTGCAGAACATCATGTTGATGTCGGGTGGCGAGAAAGCGTTGACCGCCATCGCGCTTCTTTTTGCGCTTTTTCGCACCAAGCCATCGCCCTTCTGCATCCTCGACGAGGTCGATGCGCCTCTCGATGACATCAATACCCTGCGCTTTGTCCAGATGCTTCAAAAGATGTCGTCGGATACCCAGTTCGTGGTCATTACCCACAACAAGCTCACCATGGAAGCCAGCACGCGGCTCTACGGAGTCACCATGCAGGAGAGAGGAGTCTCCCGTCTGGTTTCGGTCGAGCTCGACGAAATCCACCCCGAGCCGGAGCAGCTGGCGACGGCCTGACCGCTCGACACCGAACGCCAACGAGGGTGCGGCCTCGCCTTGCTCCCAGGTCCGCCCAGACCGTATAATCCTCTCCCCTAGCCGAGAACCCAAACCCCTTTTCCCGTTTCCCGCCCGACTCCACAGGTATGAGTGAAGAATCGCCCACAGCGGAAACATCCGCCGCCAGTTCCGACCCGCAAGACAGCGCGGCCGAGACGCCCTCCAAACCAGAGTCTCGAAGCGACGAAACCCTAACCGCCGAATCGAATAGCCCGCCGGTTTCCGATAACGCCGACACCGGTGACAAGGCCGAGACAACGCCGAGAAAGCGGTCGGCGGAGCTGCCGACGGTAGAAGGCAAGGTCATCGGCTGGAACAACGGTGGCTTCCACGTCGTCGTCGACGGAAAAACGGGCTTTTGCCCGCGGTCGGAAATGGAAGTCGGCGCACCGCGCGAGCCGAAGGACTACGTCGACGAAACGTTCACCTTCAGTGTCCTGAGAATCGAAAAGAGCGGCAAGCGAATCGTGCTGTCACGCAAGGCCAGACTCCACAGCGATCTGCGCGAGGCGGTCGGCAAGCTGCGCGGAGAGATGGAGCAGGGGCAGGTTCTGGCCGGCACCGTGGCGTCGCTGACCGATTTCGGCGCCTTCATCGACCTGGGAGGCGTCCAGGGACTCTTGCACGTTTCCGAGATCAGCCGAAAGCGGATCAACGATCCCCGCGAGGTGCTTCAAGAAGGCGAGGAAGTCGAGGTCAAGATTCTCAAAATCGAGAAGGGCGGCCGCCGAATCTCGTTGTCCATGAAGGCGCTCGAGCCGGATCCTTGGAGCGACGCCGAGAAGCTGTTCCCGCAGGGCAAAGTCGTGAAGGGAATCGTCGAGCGCACCGCGAACTTCGGCGCCTTTGTCGAGATCGCCCCTGGGCTCACCGGTCTGCTGCCCACCTCGAACATGTCCCTACCTCGCGATACGAGCGCAGCGCGCGTTTACCACCCCGGAAAAGAGGTGTCGGTGCAGATCGTCAGTGTCGACAAACGCAGGCGACGCGTCTCGCTCGGGCTCGAAGGCTCCGGTACAGAGGGCTCTCAAGCGGATTTCGACTCTTTCCGCGAGCGGCAGCAGACCGAAGAGCCGGCATTCAATGCTCTCGCGGCTGCCTTCGAGAAAGCCCGCGGGGTCTCTTCGGACTGAGCAAGAGCGCACTCGGAAGGAGCAAACCATGTCCGAACCGCAGCAAGCAACGACTCCACCTCCGCCGCCACCCCCACCCCCAACCGACGCCCCGAAGAAGAAGGGCATAGGAGCCCTCGGCTGGATCGCGATCGGCTGTATCGGCATTATCGTCCTGGGAGGGCTTCTCACCTTCGCCTGCACCGCCATGCTGGCCAAGAAGGCCAAGGACTTCGTAGAAGAGGCCAGCGACAATCCCGCCATGTCCGCCGCGGAGATGGTCGTGCGGATGAACCCGGACCTGGAGCTCGTCGAGCGAGACGAGGAAGCCGGGACCCTGACGATCTACGACAAGAGACAGGACAAGACCCTCACGCTCAACCTCGATGAGGTCATGCAGGGCAAGCTCGGCGTGGAAACGGACGACGGCGAGACGATGAACTTCGACATCGGCCAGAACGAAGACGGCAGCTTCGGGGCGACGGTCACCGACGAAACCGGCGAGACATCTGAGATCTCGATTGGCGGCGACGGCGTCAGAGTGGGACAGGGGGCGAGTGAGCTGCCGAGCTGGCTGCCGAGCTACAAGGGTGCCGAGGTCTCGAGCCCGTTCAGCATGAGCACCGGCGGCAAGGTCAGCGGTACCGCCACCTTCAGCACGGCCGACCCGATCGAAGAGGTCGCCGAAGCGATGACCGACGACCTCGAAGGCCGCGGCTTCACGGTAGAGAGAGCCAGTTACGAAGCCGCGGGAGTCACCGCGATCATTCTGACCTGCAAGGGTCCGGAGGGTCAGGAACTGAGCGTCTCGGTGAACTCACGCGGCGAAACCACGGGCGTCGCGATGAACTTCTCCGGCAACCCCTGAACCGGCGAGCCGGCCCGCCGCCCCTAGTGGCCTGTAACACCCAAATCGCTACTACCTGGCCGGCCCTCGTCGCCGATCTCTGCGTTGCGCTTCCTAGTGCTCGAGGGGGCGTGCCCCCCGCGGCGCGGCCACGCCGGCGCCCTGGCTCGACACCGGACGGAGTCCGGGCAGCGCAAGGGCGAGAACTTCGCTCAACCGCTCCACCGCATGGACGTGGAGGCTCTCGCGGACCTCGTCCGGCACATCTTCCAGGTCCGCCTCGTTCTCCTTTG
The bacterium DNA segment above includes these coding regions:
- a CDS encoding S1 RNA-binding domain-containing protein translates to MSEESPTAETSAASSDPQDSAAETPSKPESRSDETLTAESNSPPVSDNADTGDKAETTPRKRSAELPTVEGKVIGWNNGGFHVVVDGKTGFCPRSEMEVGAPREPKDYVDETFTFSVLRIEKSGKRIVLSRKARLHSDLREAVGKLRGEMEQGQVLAGTVASLTDFGAFIDLGGVQGLLHVSEISRKRINDPREVLQEGEEVEVKILKIEKGGRRISLSMKALEPDPWSDAEKLFPQGKVVKGIVERTANFGAFVEIAPGLTGLLPTSNMSLPRDTSAARVYHPGKEVSVQIVSVDKRRRRVSLGLEGSGTEGSQADFDSFRERQQTEEPAFNALAAAFEKARGVSSD